In Lathyrus oleraceus cultivar Zhongwan6 chromosome 2, CAAS_Psat_ZW6_1.0, whole genome shotgun sequence, the DNA window AATTTGCAGATTGCTAATGAATATTCTAAAAACTTGGGTGTTGATGCATGCATCGAAGTCTTTGAGAAATCCGAGTCCTATTGAAGGACTATACTTTTTCTTGGGTGCATATTTGCGCTCTAGGTGTTTCTGAAAGCAGAACGAACACAGTTGAATTTCTAAACAtactatttttcctttttgtCAGTAGTTATTACTTTACTAAtttatgcttttgattttgaGTCTGTGTTCTAGTAAGGATCCTGATATTCACTTCAAGTACATTGAAGCAGCTGTTAAAACTGGACATATTAAGGAGGTAGAGCGCGTGACGCGAGAATCAAGCTATCATGACGCTGAGAAGACAAAAAACTTTCTAATGAAGACCAACCTTCCAAATGCATGGCCGTTGATGAATGTGTGTGACCGATTTGGTTTTGTTCGTCAACTCATACATTATCTCTATACTGAAAACATGATTTGTTCTATTGAAGAATACGTTCAGAAGGTAATTTTTGTGTG includes these proteins:
- the LOC127121242 gene encoding clathrin heavy chain 1, with product MNILKTWVLMHASKSLRNPSPIEGLYFFLGAYLRSSKDPDIHFKYIEAAVKTGHIKEVERVTRESSYHDAEKTKNFLMKTNLPNAWPLMNVCDRFGFVRQLIHYLYTENMICSIEEYVQKVNPRNAPLVIGLLLDEGCPEDFIKGLLPSVSSRFPVEQECVKRNRLCFLTRLLEYLVSERSRDVDVHNALACR